One stretch of Enoplosus armatus isolate fEnoArm2 chromosome 1, fEnoArm2.hap1, whole genome shotgun sequence DNA includes these proteins:
- the aqp9b gene encoding aquaporin-9b: MENESKRKMKERFGLRRDIFKEFLAEFLGIFVLILFGCGSVAQTVLSKGALGEPLTIHVGFTLGVMMAVYMAGGVSGAHVNPAVSLAMVILGKLPLKKFPVYVVAQFLGAFAGSCAVYGLYYDALMEYTNGEFAVTGANATANIFASYPAKHLSVLNGFVDQVIATGALILCILAITDRKNIGAPKGMEPLCIGLIIMAIGVSMGLNCGYPINPARDLGPRFFTAVAGWGMDVFRAGGCWWWIPVAGPMVGGAVGAGIYFLFIELHHPEPEKQENNVQDKYEMITMS, encoded by the exons atggaaaatgagagcaagaggaagatgaaggagagatTTGGCCTGAGGCGGGACATCTTTAAGGAGTTCCTGGCGGAATTTCTGGGGATATTTGTCCTGATA CTCTTTGGATGTGGTTCAGTGGCCCAGACGGTGCTGAGTAAAGGGGCTCTCGGGGAGCCCTTGACCATCCACGTTGGTTTCACTCTGGGAGTCATGATGGCTGTCTACATGGCAGGGGGGGTGTCAG GAGCTCACGTGAACCCTGCTGTCTCCCTGGCCATGGTGATCCTGGGGAAGCTACCTCTGAAGAAGTTCCCTGTGTATGTCGTGGCACAGTTCCTAGGGGCTTTTGCTGGATCCTGTGCTGTCTATGGGTTGTATTATG ATGCTTTGATGGAATATACCAATGGAGAATTTGCTGTTACTGGTGCAAATGCCACAGCCAACATATTTGCATCTTATCCTGCAAAACATCTCTCAGTCCTGAATGGGTTTGTTGATCAG gtAATTGCAACTGGCGCGCTGATCCTGTGCATCCTGGCCATCACCGACAGGAAGAATATCGGCGCTCCAAAAGGCATGGAGCCTCTGTGCATCGGCCTGATCATCATGGCTATCGGAGTGTCCATGGGTCTAAACTGTGGCTATCCAATCAACCCGGCACGAGACCTCGGCCCACGGTTCTTCACGGCTGTGGCCGGGTGGGGCATGGACGTGTTCAG AGCTGGAGGTTGCTGGTGGTGGATCCCTGTGGCAGGGCCTATGGTGGGCGGAGCAGTTGGAGCGGGCATTTACTTTCTCTTCATTGAGTTGCACCACCCTGAGCCTGAAAAACAGGAGAACAATGTTCAGGACAAATATGAGATGATAACTATGAGTTAA
- the aldh1a2 gene encoding retinal dehydrogenase 2 isoform X2, with the protein MTSSKIEIPGEVKSDPAALMASLQLMPSPVPNPEIKYTKIFINNEWQDSVSGKVFPTFNPATGEQICEVQEAEKADVDKAVQAARLAFSLGSVWRRMDASERGRLLSKLADLVERDSVYLATIESLNSGKPFLPTLFVDLQGTIKTLRYFAGYADKIHGTSIPMDGEYLTFTRYEPIGVCGQIIPWNFPLMMTAWKLGPAIACGNTVVLKPAEQTPLTCLYIAALVKEAGFPPGVINILPGFGPTAGAAIASHMGIDKVAFTGSTEVGKLIQEAAGKSNLKRVTLELGGKNPNIIFADADLDLAVEQAHQGVFFNAGQCCTAGSRIYVEEPIYDEFVRRSVERAKRRIVGSPFDPSTEQGPQVSREQQNRVLEFVQSGISEGAKLECGGKALGLKGFFIEPTVFSNVRDDMRIAREEIFGPVQQIMKFKTMEEVIERANNTDYGLVAAVFTNDINKAMTISTAMQAGTVWINCFNALSTQCPFGGYKMSGNGRELGESGLKEYSEVKTITMKMVAKNS; encoded by the exons ATGACTTCCAGTAAGATCGAGATCCCCGGAGAGGTGAAGAGCGACCCCGCTGCTCTCATGGCATCCCTCCAGCTGATGCCCTCACCGGTGCCCAACCCGGAGATCAAGTACACCAAG attTTCATCAACAATGAGTGGCAGGACTCTGTTAGTGGGAAAGTCTTTCCTACCTTCAACCCGGCGACTGGAGAGCAGATCTGTGAGGTTCAAGAAGCAGAGAAG GCTGATGTTGATAAAGCGGTGCAGGCAGCTCGCCTGGCCTTTTCTTTGGGCTCCGTATGGCGAAGGATGGACGCATCTGAGAGGGGACGTCTACTGTCCAAACTGGCTGACCtggtggagagagacagtgtcTATCTAGCA ACTATTGAGTCACTGAACAGTGGGAAGCCTTTCCTGCCCACCCTGTTTGTGGACCTCCAAGGAACCATAAAGACACTGAGATACTTCGCTGGATATGCAGACAAGATCCACGGCACCTCCATTCCAATGG ATGGAGAGTATCTGACATTTACCAGATATGAGCCCATTGGAGTTTGTGGACAAATTATCCCT TGGAACTTCCCTCTGATGATGACAGCATGGAAGCTGGGTCCAGCGATCGCATGTGGAAACACTGTTGTCCTCAAACCCGCTGAGCAGACGCCGCTCACCTGCCTCTACATAGCGGCTCTCGTCAAGGAG GCCGGGTTTCCACCGGGAGTCATCAATATTTTGCCAGGATTCGGGCCAACGGCAGGAGCTGCAATTGCTTCGCACATGGGCATAGACAAAGTGGCTTTCACAGGATCAACTGAG GTCGGCAAGCTGATCCAAGAAGCAGCTGGGAAGAGTAACCTGAAGAGAGTGACGCTGGAGCTGGGAGGAAAGAACCCCAACATTATCTTTGCAGATGCTGATT TGGATCTGGCGGTAGAACAGGCCCACCAGGGTGTGTTTTTCAACGCAGGCCAGTGCTGCACAGCAGGCTCTCGCATCTATGTGGAGGAGCCCATATATGATGAGTTTGTTCGGCGGAGTGTGGAGAGAGCCAAGAGGAGGATAGTCGGCAGCCCTTTTGATCCCTCTACTGAGCAGGGTCCACAGGTGAG TCGGGAGCAGCAGAATCGTGTGTTGGAGTTTGTCCAGAGCGGCATCAGTGAAGGAGCCAAGCTGGAGTGTGGAGGCAAAGCTCTGGGCTTGAAAGGGTTCTTCATTGAGCCCACTGTTTTCTCTAATGTGAGGGATGACATGCGCATCGCCAGAGAGGAG ATTTTTGGCCCAGTCCAGCAGATCATGAAGTTCAAAACTATGGAGGAAGTGATAGAAAGAGCCAACAACACAGATTATGGTTTGGTTGCGGCTGTTTTCACCAATGACATCAACAAAGCTATGACCATATCCACAGCCATGCAGGCTGGCACTGTCTG GATAAACTGCTTCAACGCTCTGAGCACACAGTGTCCATTTGGAGGATATAAAATGTCTGGCAATGGACGTGAATT gGGAGAAAGTGGCTTGAAGGAGTACTCAGAAGTGAAGACCATCACGATGAAGATGGTCGCCAAGAACTCTTAA
- the aldh1a2 gene encoding retinal dehydrogenase 2 isoform X1, translated as MTSSKIEIPGEVKSDPAALMASLQLMPSPVPNPEIKYTKIFINNEWQDSVSGKVFPTFNPATGEQICEVQEAEKADVDKAVQAARLAFSLGSVWRRMDASERGRLLSKLADLVERDSVYLATIESLNSGKPFLPTLFVDLQGTIKTLRYFAGYADKIHGTSIPMDGEYLTFTRYEPIGVCGQIIPWNFPLMMTAWKLGPAIACGNTVVLKPAEQTPLTCLYIAALVKEAGFPPGVINILPGFGPTAGAAIASHMGIDKVAFTGSTEVGKLIQEAAGKSNLKRVTLELGGKNPNIIFADADLDLAVEQAHQGVFFNAGQCCTAGSRIYVEEPIYDEFVRRSVERAKRRIVGSPFDPSTEQGPQISREQQNRVLEFVQSGISEGAKLECGGKALGLKGFFIEPTVFSNVRDDMRIAREEIFGPVQQIMKFKTMEEVIERANNTDYGLVAAVFTNDINKAMTISTAMQAGTVWINCFNALSTQCPFGGYKMSGNGRELGESGLKEYSEVKTITMKMVAKNS; from the exons ATGACTTCCAGTAAGATCGAGATCCCCGGAGAGGTGAAGAGCGACCCCGCTGCTCTCATGGCATCCCTCCAGCTGATGCCCTCACCGGTGCCCAACCCGGAGATCAAGTACACCAAG attTTCATCAACAATGAGTGGCAGGACTCTGTTAGTGGGAAAGTCTTTCCTACCTTCAACCCGGCGACTGGAGAGCAGATCTGTGAGGTTCAAGAAGCAGAGAAG GCTGATGTTGATAAAGCGGTGCAGGCAGCTCGCCTGGCCTTTTCTTTGGGCTCCGTATGGCGAAGGATGGACGCATCTGAGAGGGGACGTCTACTGTCCAAACTGGCTGACCtggtggagagagacagtgtcTATCTAGCA ACTATTGAGTCACTGAACAGTGGGAAGCCTTTCCTGCCCACCCTGTTTGTGGACCTCCAAGGAACCATAAAGACACTGAGATACTTCGCTGGATATGCAGACAAGATCCACGGCACCTCCATTCCAATGG ATGGAGAGTATCTGACATTTACCAGATATGAGCCCATTGGAGTTTGTGGACAAATTATCCCT TGGAACTTCCCTCTGATGATGACAGCATGGAAGCTGGGTCCAGCGATCGCATGTGGAAACACTGTTGTCCTCAAACCCGCTGAGCAGACGCCGCTCACCTGCCTCTACATAGCGGCTCTCGTCAAGGAG GCCGGGTTTCCACCGGGAGTCATCAATATTTTGCCAGGATTCGGGCCAACGGCAGGAGCTGCAATTGCTTCGCACATGGGCATAGACAAAGTGGCTTTCACAGGATCAACTGAG GTCGGCAAGCTGATCCAAGAAGCAGCTGGGAAGAGTAACCTGAAGAGAGTGACGCTGGAGCTGGGAGGAAAGAACCCCAACATTATCTTTGCAGATGCTGATT TGGATCTGGCGGTAGAACAGGCCCACCAGGGTGTGTTTTTCAACGCAGGCCAGTGCTGCACAGCAGGCTCTCGCATCTATGTGGAGGAGCCCATATATGATGAGTTTGTTCGGCGGAGTGTGGAGAGAGCCAAGAGGAGGATAGTCGGCAGCCCTTTTGATCCCTCTACTGAGCAGGGTCCACAG aTCAGTCGGGAGCAGCAGAATCGTGTGTTGGAGTTTGTCCAGAGCGGCATCAGTGAAGGAGCCAAGCTGGAGTGTGGAGGCAAAGCTCTGGGCTTGAAAGGGTTCTTCATTGAGCCCACTGTTTTCTCTAATGTGAGGGATGACATGCGCATCGCCAGAGAGGAG ATTTTTGGCCCAGTCCAGCAGATCATGAAGTTCAAAACTATGGAGGAAGTGATAGAAAGAGCCAACAACACAGATTATGGTTTGGTTGCGGCTGTTTTCACCAATGACATCAACAAAGCTATGACCATATCCACAGCCATGCAGGCTGGCACTGTCTG GATAAACTGCTTCAACGCTCTGAGCACACAGTGTCCATTTGGAGGATATAAAATGTCTGGCAATGGACGTGAATT gGGAGAAAGTGGCTTGAAGGAGTACTCAGAAGTGAAGACCATCACGATGAAGATGGTCGCCAAGAACTCTTAA
- the aldh1a2 gene encoding retinal dehydrogenase 2 isoform X3 — protein sequence MTSSKIEIPGEVKSDPAALMASLQLMPSPVPNPEIKYTKIFINNEWQDSVSGKVFPTFNPATGEQICEVQEAEKADVDKAVQAARLAFSLGSVWRRMDASERGRLLSKLADLVERDSVYLATIESLNSGKPFLPTLFVDLQGTIKTLRYFAGYADKIHGTSIPMDGEYLTFTRYEPIGVCGQIIPWNFPLMMTAWKLGPAIACGNTVVLKPAEQTPLTCLYIAALVKEVGKLIQEAAGKSNLKRVTLELGGKNPNIIFADADLDLAVEQAHQGVFFNAGQCCTAGSRIYVEEPIYDEFVRRSVERAKRRIVGSPFDPSTEQGPQISREQQNRVLEFVQSGISEGAKLECGGKALGLKGFFIEPTVFSNVRDDMRIAREEIFGPVQQIMKFKTMEEVIERANNTDYGLVAAVFTNDINKAMTISTAMQAGTVWINCFNALSTQCPFGGYKMSGNGRELGESGLKEYSEVKTITMKMVAKNS from the exons ATGACTTCCAGTAAGATCGAGATCCCCGGAGAGGTGAAGAGCGACCCCGCTGCTCTCATGGCATCCCTCCAGCTGATGCCCTCACCGGTGCCCAACCCGGAGATCAAGTACACCAAG attTTCATCAACAATGAGTGGCAGGACTCTGTTAGTGGGAAAGTCTTTCCTACCTTCAACCCGGCGACTGGAGAGCAGATCTGTGAGGTTCAAGAAGCAGAGAAG GCTGATGTTGATAAAGCGGTGCAGGCAGCTCGCCTGGCCTTTTCTTTGGGCTCCGTATGGCGAAGGATGGACGCATCTGAGAGGGGACGTCTACTGTCCAAACTGGCTGACCtggtggagagagacagtgtcTATCTAGCA ACTATTGAGTCACTGAACAGTGGGAAGCCTTTCCTGCCCACCCTGTTTGTGGACCTCCAAGGAACCATAAAGACACTGAGATACTTCGCTGGATATGCAGACAAGATCCACGGCACCTCCATTCCAATGG ATGGAGAGTATCTGACATTTACCAGATATGAGCCCATTGGAGTTTGTGGACAAATTATCCCT TGGAACTTCCCTCTGATGATGACAGCATGGAAGCTGGGTCCAGCGATCGCATGTGGAAACACTGTTGTCCTCAAACCCGCTGAGCAGACGCCGCTCACCTGCCTCTACATAGCGGCTCTCGTCAAGGAG GTCGGCAAGCTGATCCAAGAAGCAGCTGGGAAGAGTAACCTGAAGAGAGTGACGCTGGAGCTGGGAGGAAAGAACCCCAACATTATCTTTGCAGATGCTGATT TGGATCTGGCGGTAGAACAGGCCCACCAGGGTGTGTTTTTCAACGCAGGCCAGTGCTGCACAGCAGGCTCTCGCATCTATGTGGAGGAGCCCATATATGATGAGTTTGTTCGGCGGAGTGTGGAGAGAGCCAAGAGGAGGATAGTCGGCAGCCCTTTTGATCCCTCTACTGAGCAGGGTCCACAG aTCAGTCGGGAGCAGCAGAATCGTGTGTTGGAGTTTGTCCAGAGCGGCATCAGTGAAGGAGCCAAGCTGGAGTGTGGAGGCAAAGCTCTGGGCTTGAAAGGGTTCTTCATTGAGCCCACTGTTTTCTCTAATGTGAGGGATGACATGCGCATCGCCAGAGAGGAG ATTTTTGGCCCAGTCCAGCAGATCATGAAGTTCAAAACTATGGAGGAAGTGATAGAAAGAGCCAACAACACAGATTATGGTTTGGTTGCGGCTGTTTTCACCAATGACATCAACAAAGCTATGACCATATCCACAGCCATGCAGGCTGGCACTGTCTG GATAAACTGCTTCAACGCTCTGAGCACACAGTGTCCATTTGGAGGATATAAAATGTCTGGCAATGGACGTGAATT gGGAGAAAGTGGCTTGAAGGAGTACTCAGAAGTGAAGACCATCACGATGAAGATGGTCGCCAAGAACTCTTAA
- the aldh1a2 gene encoding retinal dehydrogenase 2 isoform X4, protein MDASERGRLLSKLADLVERDSVYLAAGFPPGVINILPGFGPTAGAAIASHMGIDKVAFTGSTEVGKLIQEAAGKSNLKRVTLELGGKNPNIIFADADLDLAVEQAHQGVFFNAGQCCTAGSRIYVEEPIYDEFVRRSVERAKRRIVGSPFDPSTEQGPQISREQQNRVLEFVQSGISEGAKLECGGKALGLKGFFIEPTVFSNVRDDMRIAREEIFGPVQQIMKFKTMEEVIERANNTDYGLVAAVFTNDINKAMTISTAMQAGTVWINCFNALSTQCPFGGYKMSGNGRELGESGLKEYSEVKTITMKMVAKNS, encoded by the exons ATGGACGCATCTGAGAGGGGACGTCTACTGTCCAAACTGGCTGACCtggtggagagagacagtgtcTATCTAGCA GCCGGGTTTCCACCGGGAGTCATCAATATTTTGCCAGGATTCGGGCCAACGGCAGGAGCTGCAATTGCTTCGCACATGGGCATAGACAAAGTGGCTTTCACAGGATCAACTGAG GTCGGCAAGCTGATCCAAGAAGCAGCTGGGAAGAGTAACCTGAAGAGAGTGACGCTGGAGCTGGGAGGAAAGAACCCCAACATTATCTTTGCAGATGCTGATT TGGATCTGGCGGTAGAACAGGCCCACCAGGGTGTGTTTTTCAACGCAGGCCAGTGCTGCACAGCAGGCTCTCGCATCTATGTGGAGGAGCCCATATATGATGAGTTTGTTCGGCGGAGTGTGGAGAGAGCCAAGAGGAGGATAGTCGGCAGCCCTTTTGATCCCTCTACTGAGCAGGGTCCACAG aTCAGTCGGGAGCAGCAGAATCGTGTGTTGGAGTTTGTCCAGAGCGGCATCAGTGAAGGAGCCAAGCTGGAGTGTGGAGGCAAAGCTCTGGGCTTGAAAGGGTTCTTCATTGAGCCCACTGTTTTCTCTAATGTGAGGGATGACATGCGCATCGCCAGAGAGGAG ATTTTTGGCCCAGTCCAGCAGATCATGAAGTTCAAAACTATGGAGGAAGTGATAGAAAGAGCCAACAACACAGATTATGGTTTGGTTGCGGCTGTTTTCACCAATGACATCAACAAAGCTATGACCATATCCACAGCCATGCAGGCTGGCACTGTCTG GATAAACTGCTTCAACGCTCTGAGCACACAGTGTCCATTTGGAGGATATAAAATGTCTGGCAATGGACGTGAATT gGGAGAAAGTGGCTTGAAGGAGTACTCAGAAGTGAAGACCATCACGATGAAGATGGTCGCCAAGAACTCTTAA